TGGTGCGGGTCAAGCCGGGTGTCCACGTCGACACCCACGAATTCATCGCCACCAGCCACGAGGACCAGAAGTTCGGCTTCTCCCTGGCCTCCGGCTCGGCCGAGCAGGCCTGCCTCACCGTGATGGGGACCGCGGGACTGCGGCTGCGGGGACTGCACTGCCACGTCGGCTCCCAGGTCTTCGACGCCGACGGATTCGGCCTGGCCGCCGACCGGCTGCTCGGACTGTGGTCCAGGCTGCTGGCCGACCACGGCACCGAGGACGCCGCCGCGGCCCTCGACGTCCTCGACCTCGGTGGCGGATACGGCATCGCCTACACGCCGGACCAGGAGGAACTCGACGTCGAGACGGTGGCGGCCGACCTGCTGCGCCGCGTCCGGCAGACCGCCACCGAATACGGTCTGGCGACCCCGGTCGTCAACGTCGAGCCCGGCCGGGCGATCGTCGGACCGTCGACGGTGACCCTCTACCGGGTCGGCACCGTCAAGGACGTCCACACCTCCGATGACACGGTCCGCCGCTACATCTCCGTCGACGGCGGCATGAGCGACAACATCCGCCCCGCCCTCTACCAGGCGGAGTACGACTGCCGGCTGGCGAACCGGTTCGCCACCGGGGATCTCGTCGCGTCCCGGGTGGTGGGCAGCCACTGCGAGTCCGGGGACATCCTCATCAATGACGCGCTCATGGCCTCCGACATCGCCCCCGGTGACATCCTGGCCGTTCCGGCGACCGGCGCCTACTGCTACATGATGGCGTCCCGCTACAACATGATGACCC
This is a stretch of genomic DNA from Corynebacterium nuruki S6-4. It encodes these proteins:
- the lysA gene encoding diaminopimelate decarboxylase: MDPEVHLPEVPLRKRTDTLDEFNALPAHVFPASARRLADGELTLGGVRVSALAEEFGTPVFVMDEGDFRARCRRLATAFGGGRRVHYASKAFLSRTVCRWVDDEGLALDVASQGELEIALAAGFPADRITVHGNNKSAAFLELAVASGAELIVIDSSEEIGRLSAVATELGRTQDVLVRVKPGVHVDTHEFIATSHEDQKFGFSLASGSAEQACLTVMGTAGLRLRGLHCHVGSQVFDADGFGLAADRLLGLWSRLLADHGTEDAAAALDVLDLGGGYGIAYTPDQEELDVETVAADLLRRVRQTATEYGLATPVVNVEPGRAIVGPSTVTLYRVGTVKDVHTSDDTVRRYISVDGGMSDNIRPALYQAEYDCRLANRFATGDLVASRVVGSHCESGDILINDALMASDIAPGDILAVPATGAYCYMMASRYNMMTRPPVVVVGDGTARLMIRRETVADVMALEEFAD